The following coding sequences lie in one Glycine max cultivar Williams 82 chromosome 19, Glycine_max_v4.0, whole genome shotgun sequence genomic window:
- the GER13 gene encoding germin-like protein precursor: protein MKVVYFLVVILALTSSVVSAYDPSPLQDFCVAAKEKDGVFVNGKFCKDPKLVKAEDFFRHVEPGKTDNPVGSNVTQVFVDQLPGLNTLGIALARIDFAPKGLNAPHTHPRGTEILIVLEGTLYVGFVTSNQDGNRLFTKVLNKGDVFVFPIGLIHFQLNVGYGNAAAIAALSSQNPGAITIANALFKANPPISSEVLTKAFQVDKSIIDYLQKQSWYDNNN from the exons atgaaagttGTGTACTTCCTTGTTGTCATCTTGGCTTTAACATCCTCTGTGGTCTCTGCCTATGACCCTAGTCCTCTGCAAGACTTTTGTGTGGCCGCCAAAGAAAAAGATGGTG TATTTGTGAATGGAAAGTTCTGCAAAGATCCCAAACTTGTGAAAGCTGAAGACTTCTTCAGACATGTAGAACCGGGGAAGACTGACAACCCAGTAGGTTCAAACGTGACTCAGGTGTTTGTTGATCAACTACCGGGACTAAACACGCTGGGCATAGCTTTGGCTCGCATAGATTTCGCACCAAAGGGTTTGAACGCTCCCCACACTCACCCTCGGGGCACTGAGATCCTTATAGTCCTTGAGGGTACTCTCTATGTTGGATTTGTGACTTCCAATCAAGATGGAAATCGCCTCTTCACCAAAGTGCTGAACAAGGGTGATGTGTTTGTGTTCCCAATTGGTCTCATTCATTTCCAACTCAATGTGGGATATGGCAATGCTGCTGCCATTGCTGCTCTTAGCAGTCAAAATCCTGGAGCCATCACCATTGCAAATGCTTTGTTTAAAGCTAATCCACCTATTTCTTCTGAGGTTCTCACCAAAGCTTTCCAGGTGGACAAGAGCATAATTGATTATCTTCAAAAGCAATCTTGGTACGACAACAATAACTAA
- the GER14 gene encoding germin-like protein precursor, translating into MKVVYFLVAILALTSSVVSAYDPSPLQDFCVAAKEKDGVFVNGKFCKDPKLVKAEDFFRHVEPGKTDNPVGSNVTQVFVDQLPGLNTLGIALARIDFAPKGLNAPHTHPRGTEILIVLEGTLYVGFVTSNQDGNRLFTKVLNKGDVFVFPIGLIHFQLNVGYGNAAAIAALSSQNPGAITIANALFKANPPISSEVLTKAFQVDKSIIDYLQKQSWYDNNN; encoded by the exons ATGAAAGTTGTGTACTTCCTTGTTGCCATCTTGGCTTTGACATCCTCTGTGGTCTCTGCCTATGACCCTAGTCCTCTCCAAGACTTTTGTGTGGCAGCCAAAGAAAAAGATGGTG TATTTGTGAATGGAAAGTTCTGCAAAGATCCCAAACTTGTGAAAGCTGAAGACTTCTTCAGACATGTAGAACCGGGGAAGACTGACAACCCAGTAGGTTCAAACGTGACTCAGGTGTTTGTTGATCAACTACCGGGACTAAACACGCTGGGCATAGCTTTGGCTCGCATAGATTTCGCACCAAAGGGTTTGAACGCTCCCCACACTCACCCTCGGGGCACTGAGATCCTTATAGTCCTTGAGGGTACTCTCTATGTTGGATTTGTGACTTCCAATCAAGATGGAAATCGCCTCTTCACCAAAGTGCTGAACAAGGGTGATGTGTTTGTGTTCCCAATTGGTCTCATTCATTTCCAACTCAATGTGGGATATGGCAATGCTGCTGCCATTGCTGCTCTTAGCAGTCAAAATCCAGGAGCCATCACCATTGCAAATGCTTTGTTTAAAGCTAATCCACCTATTTCTTCTGAGGTTCTCACCAAAGCTTTCCAGGTGGACAAGAGCATAATTGATTATCTTCAAAAGCAATCTTGGTACGACAACAATAACTAA